The Streptomyces sp. NBC_01244 genome contains a region encoding:
- a CDS encoding phosphatase PAP2 family protein → MTNRRQPPRWWAELLILGIVYAAYSGGRLLARGDVGLAVDHGLAILRVEELLALDLERPLNRLFTGQAALGIPADFVYASLHYLVTPAVLVWLYRRRPQQYRFARTWLMLSTLLGLVGFALVPTCPPRLLDASYGFTDTMAHYSAYGWWGGEASAPRGLGSFTNQFAAMPSLHVGWALWCGVALWCCARRPLVRALGAAYPAVTTVVVMGTANHYFLDAVAGAAVMGAGYLAARALPAGIARVTRVAGVARAGLPASGGAAAPAPHTTRTAGFRSKSTIVSGGWETSAGELLPVQRSAAADPAAVPRADGAAGGMADHSSRAGRAVDESPESPEDAAATAR, encoded by the coding sequence ATGACTAATAGGCGGCAGCCTCCGCGTTGGTGGGCCGAACTGCTGATCCTGGGCATCGTCTACGCGGCGTACTCGGGCGGCAGACTCCTCGCCCGGGGGGACGTCGGGCTGGCCGTGGACCACGGGCTCGCGATCCTGCGCGTGGAGGAGCTCCTGGCCCTCGATCTGGAGCGGCCGCTCAACCGGCTCTTCACCGGCCAGGCGGCCCTCGGCATACCCGCCGACTTCGTCTACGCCTCCCTGCACTACCTCGTCACCCCGGCGGTGCTGGTCTGGCTCTACCGGCGGCGCCCTCAGCAGTATCGATTCGCCCGCACCTGGCTGATGCTCTCCACCCTCCTCGGGCTCGTCGGCTTCGCGCTGGTGCCCACCTGCCCGCCCCGGCTGCTCGACGCCTCGTACGGGTTCACCGACACGATGGCCCACTACAGCGCCTACGGCTGGTGGGGCGGGGAGGCCAGCGCCCCGCGCGGGCTCGGCTCCTTCACCAACCAGTTCGCGGCCATGCCCAGCCTGCACGTGGGCTGGGCCCTGTGGTGCGGGGTCGCGCTGTGGTGCTGCGCGCGCCGGCCGCTGGTCCGGGCGCTCGGGGCCGCCTACCCCGCCGTCACCACCGTGGTGGTCATGGGCACGGCCAACCACTACTTCCTCGACGCCGTCGCCGGAGCCGCCGTGATGGGGGCCGGCTACCTCGCGGCCCGCGCCCTGCCCGCCGGGATCGCCCGGGTCACCCGGGTCGCCGGGGTCGCCAGGGCCGGACTCCCCGCGTCCGGCGGGGCCGCCGCGCCCGCTCCGCATACCACCCGAACAGCGGGTTTCCGCAGTAAGTCCACGATTGTCAGTGGCGGATGGGAGACTTCCGCGGGTGAGCTCCTACCCGTCCAGCGGTCAGCCGCCGCAGACCCCGCCGCGGTCCCCCGGGCCGACGGCGCAGCCGGCGGCATGGCAGACCACTCAAGCCGTGCAGGCCGCGCAGTCGATGAATCCCCCGAGTCCCCCGAAGACGCTGCGGCAACGGCTCGCTGA